Proteins from one Micromonospora sp. M71_S20 genomic window:
- the tpiA gene encoding triose-phosphate isomerase — translation MASVTRRPLMAGNWKMNCNHLEANLLVQKLAASLNEKQLTDVETVVLPPFTDLRTVQTAVDGDKLLIGYGAQDLSPHASGAYTGDISGPMLAKLGCTYVVIGHSERRAYHHEDDAIVNAKVQAALAHGLTPILCVGEGLDVRDKGTHVAHCSDQLDGALKGLTAEQVQKVVVAYEPVWAIGTGKTATPEDAQEVCGAVRQRLAESFGQDTADKVRVLYGGSVKSSNVAAIMAQPDVDGALVGGASLDAEEFAKICRFPEHISR, via the coding sequence AGATGAACTGCAACCACCTCGAGGCCAACCTGCTGGTGCAGAAGCTGGCGGCCAGCCTCAATGAGAAGCAGCTCACCGACGTCGAGACGGTGGTCCTGCCGCCGTTCACCGACCTGCGTACGGTGCAGACCGCCGTCGACGGCGACAAGCTGCTCATCGGCTACGGCGCGCAGGACCTCTCGCCGCACGCGTCGGGGGCCTACACCGGGGACATCTCCGGCCCGATGCTGGCGAAGCTGGGCTGCACCTACGTGGTGATCGGGCACTCGGAGCGACGTGCCTACCACCACGAGGACGACGCGATCGTCAACGCCAAGGTGCAGGCGGCGTTGGCCCACGGGCTCACCCCGATCCTCTGCGTGGGGGAGGGGCTGGACGTCCGGGACAAGGGCACCCACGTGGCGCACTGCAGCGACCAGCTCGACGGCGCCCTGAAGGGGCTCACCGCCGAGCAGGTGCAGAAGGTCGTGGTGGCGTACGAGCCGGTCTGGGCGATCGGCACGGGCAAGACGGCCACCCCGGAGGACGCCCAGGAGGTGTGCGGCGCGGTCCGTCAGCGCCTGGCCGAGTCCTTCGGTCAGGACACCGCCGACAAGGTCCGGGTTCTCTACGGCGGGTCGGTCAAGTCCTCGAACGTGGCGGCGATCATGGCCCAGCCGGACGTCGACGGGGCGCTCGTGGGCGGCGCGAGCCTGGACGCCGAGGAGTTCGCGAAGATCTGCCGGTTCCCGGAGCACATCTCCCGCTGA
- the secG gene encoding preprotein translocase subunit SecG: protein MPIWFAYTLIVLLVITSILLTMLILLHRGKGGGLSSMFGGGVSSSLAGSSVAEKNLDRYTVLVGIVWFACIVGLGLWLRLQMASGTV from the coding sequence ATGCCGATCTGGTTCGCATACACGTTGATCGTGTTGCTGGTCATCACGAGCATCCTGCTGACGATGCTGATCCTGCTGCACCGCGGTAAGGGCGGCGGTTTGTCGAGCATGTTCGGCGGTGGCGTCAGCTCCAGCCTCGCCGGTTCCTCGGTGGCGGAGAAGAACCTCGACCGCTACACCGTCCTGGTGGGCATCGTCTGGTTCGCCTGCATCGTCGGGCTGGGGCTCTGGCTCCGCCTCCAGATGGCCAGCGGCACGGTCTGA
- a CDS encoding RNA polymerase-binding protein RbpA — translation MPIGNVIPGTRVGFAPERHQPAPCRTVTYWCRNDHRNEIRLAAEVEVPEVWDCPRCGLPAGQDAQNPPGRARPEPYKTHLAYVKERRTAAEGEAILAEALADLRRRRGRPAG, via the coding sequence GTGCCCATCGGCAACGTCATCCCGGGCACCCGGGTCGGATTCGCGCCCGAACGCCACCAGCCGGCCCCGTGCCGGACGGTCACCTACTGGTGCCGCAACGACCACCGCAACGAGATCCGGCTCGCCGCCGAGGTCGAGGTGCCGGAGGTGTGGGACTGCCCGCGTTGCGGCCTGCCCGCCGGCCAGGACGCGCAGAACCCGCCGGGCCGCGCCCGGCCCGAGCCCTACAAGACCCACCTGGCGTACGTGAAGGAGCGGCGCACCGCGGCGGAGGGAGAGGCCATCCTGGCCGAGGCCCTCGCTGACCTGCGCCGCCGGCGTGGCCGTCCCGCCGGTTAG
- the pgl gene encoding 6-phosphogluconolactonase, producing the protein MSEASVAVHADADLLAQAVAARLVVKLLDAQAERGQASVVLTGGRIAAAVHRAVAALPARDAVDWSRVDVWWGDERFLPAGDPERNETQARATLLDAVPLDPARVHPMPASDGPAGPDPEEAAARYAEELARSARPGHAALPHFDVLMLGVGEDGHVASVFPEHPVHHDSRPVSAVRGSPKPPPVRTTLTLPTINTAEEVWLVASGADKARAVGMALAGAGPVQLPAAGVQGTGRTLWLLDRAAAADVPARLRSLR; encoded by the coding sequence ATGAGTGAGGCGAGTGTCGCCGTCCACGCCGACGCCGACCTGCTGGCCCAGGCGGTGGCCGCCCGGTTGGTGGTCAAGCTGCTCGACGCGCAGGCCGAGCGGGGCCAGGCGTCGGTGGTGCTGACCGGCGGGCGGATAGCCGCGGCGGTGCACCGGGCGGTGGCGGCGCTGCCGGCCCGGGACGCCGTGGACTGGTCCCGGGTCGACGTCTGGTGGGGCGACGAGCGGTTCCTGCCCGCCGGCGACCCCGAGCGCAACGAGACCCAGGCCCGCGCCACGCTGCTGGACGCGGTGCCGCTCGACCCCGCCCGGGTCCACCCGATGCCGGCCTCCGACGGTCCGGCCGGGCCCGACCCGGAGGAGGCGGCGGCCCGCTACGCCGAGGAGCTGGCCCGGTCGGCGCGTCCGGGGCACGCCGCGCTCCCCCACTTCGACGTGCTGATGCTGGGCGTCGGCGAGGACGGGCACGTCGCCTCGGTCTTCCCCGAGCATCCGGTGCACCACGACAGCCGGCCGGTCAGCGCGGTGCGGGGCAGCCCGAAGCCCCCGCCGGTGCGGACCACGCTGACCCTTCCGACGATCAACACGGCCGAGGAGGTCTGGCTGGTGGCCAGCGGGGCCGACAAGGCACGGGCGGTCGGCATGGCGCTGGCCGGGGCGGGGCCGGTGCAACTGCCGGCGGCCGGCGTGCAGGGCACGGGCCGGACCCTCTGGCTGCTCGACCGGGCGGCGGCGGCCGACGTCCCGGCCCGCCTGCGCAGCCTGCGCTGA
- a CDS encoding glucose-6-phosphate dehydrogenase assembly protein OpcA: protein MIGLWDTTGNEVVKALAAERRSAGGVASGMALTLIVVVDEKRVREAEAAATIAAAAHPCRLLVVVRTDVERERNRLDAEIVVGGRLGPCEAVVTRMYGRLALHAESVVMPLLVPDVPVVTWWHGEPPAEIATDFLGVVADRRITDCAQAADPIEALRQRARDYAPGDTDLAWTRITPWRTLVAGAFDTTQARVTEATVVAPPTDPTAALMQGWLAARLGIEPVWEHTDASPRMREVQLRCANGDTLTLTRDDSVATFRRTGQEDRQLPLVRRPLGDELAEELRRLDADQVYAEALGTAAGLADLDQRPPQRVHVWKDPATAQRAEAGVTAHVGTSAEH, encoded by the coding sequence TTGATCGGCCTGTGGGACACCACCGGCAACGAGGTGGTCAAGGCGCTGGCCGCCGAGCGGCGCAGCGCCGGCGGGGTGGCCAGCGGCATGGCGCTCACCCTGATCGTGGTGGTGGACGAGAAGCGGGTCCGCGAGGCGGAGGCGGCGGCGACCATAGCCGCCGCCGCCCACCCCTGCCGGCTGCTGGTGGTGGTCCGCACCGACGTGGAGCGCGAACGCAACCGGCTGGACGCGGAGATCGTCGTCGGCGGCCGGCTCGGCCCGTGCGAGGCGGTGGTCACCCGGATGTACGGGCGGCTGGCCCTGCACGCCGAATCGGTGGTGATGCCGCTGCTGGTGCCGGACGTGCCGGTGGTGACGTGGTGGCACGGCGAGCCGCCGGCCGAGATCGCCACGGACTTCCTCGGCGTGGTGGCCGACCGCCGGATCACCGACTGCGCGCAGGCCGCCGACCCGATCGAGGCGCTGCGCCAGCGGGCCCGGGACTACGCCCCCGGCGACACCGACCTGGCGTGGACCCGGATCACCCCGTGGCGCACGCTCGTGGCGGGGGCGTTCGACACCACCCAGGCCAGGGTGACCGAGGCGACCGTGGTGGCCCCGCCGACCGACCCGACCGCCGCGCTGATGCAGGGCTGGCTGGCCGCGCGGCTGGGCATCGAGCCGGTGTGGGAGCACACCGACGCGTCGCCCCGGATGCGGGAGGTGCAGCTGCGCTGCGCCAACGGCGACACGCTGACGCTGACCCGGGACGACAGCGTGGCGACGTTCCGGCGTACCGGCCAGGAGGACCGGCAGCTGCCGCTCGTCCGCCGGCCGCTGGGCGACGAACTGGCCGAGGAGCTGCGCCGGCTCGACGCCGACCAGGTGTACGCGGAGGCGCTGGGCACGGCGGCCGGGCTGGCCGACCTCGACCAGCGCCCGCCGCAGCGGGTGCACGTCTGGAAGGACCCGGCCACGGCCCAGCGGGCCGAGGCGGGGGTCACCGCGCACGTGGGAACGAGCGCCGAGCACTGA
- the zwf gene encoding glucose-6-phosphate dehydrogenase, which produces MDDAERGGGVNPLRDPQDRRLPRIPEPCALVIFGVTGDLARKKLLPAVYDLANRGLLPPGFAVLGFARRDWGDGDFESLAHEAAKKHARTPWREEVWARLVGNIKFVGGSFDDDAAFDHLSEMLDELRQTHGIPGNAAFYFSIPPAAFPVVLKQLARTGMADNAKSGGWRRVVVEKPFGHDLPSAKALNDLVDDVFTRKDVFRIDHYLGKETVQNILALRFANNLFEPLWNSKYVDSVQITMAEDVGIGTRAGFYDSAGAARDVFQNHLLQLLALVAMEEPTSFDADEIRTEKLKVLRAITLPKDVAEGTVRGQYLPGWVGGERAVGYLEEKGVPEDSTTETYVAVRLGIQNRRWAEVPFYIRAGKRLPRRVTEVAIMFKRAPHLPFNEADMESLGNNQLVIRVQPDEGVVLKFGSKVPGTTMEVRDIAMDFQYGEAFTEASPEAYERLVLDVLIGDRTLFPDAAEVEQSWQVVDPLEHAWAGTKPEPYRAGEWGPRAADEMLAREGRAWRRA; this is translated from the coding sequence ATGGATGACGCGGAGCGAGGAGGCGGCGTGAACCCGCTGCGCGACCCGCAGGACCGCCGGCTGCCGAGGATCCCGGAGCCGTGCGCTCTGGTGATCTTCGGCGTCACCGGTGACCTGGCCCGCAAGAAGCTCCTGCCGGCCGTGTACGACCTGGCGAACCGGGGGCTGCTGCCCCCGGGCTTCGCCGTGCTCGGCTTCGCCCGCCGGGACTGGGGCGACGGGGACTTCGAGTCGCTCGCCCACGAGGCCGCCAAGAAGCACGCCCGCACCCCCTGGCGGGAGGAGGTGTGGGCGCGGCTGGTGGGCAACATCAAGTTCGTCGGCGGCTCGTTCGACGACGACGCCGCGTTCGACCACCTCTCCGAGATGCTGGACGAGCTGCGCCAGACGCACGGGATCCCGGGCAACGCCGCCTTCTACTTCTCCATCCCCCCGGCGGCGTTCCCCGTGGTCCTCAAGCAGCTGGCCCGCACCGGGATGGCCGACAACGCCAAGTCCGGCGGCTGGCGCCGGGTGGTGGTGGAGAAGCCCTTCGGGCACGACCTGCCCTCGGCGAAGGCGCTCAACGACCTGGTCGACGACGTCTTCACCCGCAAGGACGTCTTCCGCATCGACCACTACCTGGGCAAGGAGACCGTCCAGAACATCCTCGCCCTGCGGTTCGCCAACAACCTGTTCGAGCCGCTGTGGAACTCCAAGTACGTCGACTCGGTGCAGATCACCATGGCCGAGGACGTCGGCATCGGCACCCGCGCCGGCTTCTACGACTCGGCCGGCGCGGCCCGTGACGTGTTCCAGAACCACCTGCTCCAGCTGTTGGCGTTGGTGGCGATGGAGGAGCCGACGAGCTTCGACGCCGACGAGATCCGCACGGAGAAGCTCAAGGTGCTCCGTGCGATCACCCTGCCGAAGGACGTGGCCGAGGGCACCGTACGCGGGCAGTACCTGCCCGGCTGGGTGGGCGGCGAGCGTGCCGTCGGGTATCTGGAGGAGAAGGGCGTCCCGGAGGACTCGACCACGGAGACCTACGTGGCCGTCCGGCTCGGCATCCAGAACCGCCGCTGGGCGGAGGTGCCGTTCTACATCCGGGCCGGCAAGCGGCTGCCGCGGCGGGTCACCGAGGTCGCCATCATGTTCAAGCGGGCGCCGCACCTGCCGTTCAACGAAGCCGACATGGAGTCGCTGGGCAACAACCAGCTCGTGATCCGGGTGCAGCCGGACGAGGGCGTCGTGCTCAAGTTCGGCTCCAAGGTGCCCGGCACCACGATGGAGGTCCGCGACATCGCGATGGACTTCCAGTACGGCGAGGCGTTCACCGAGGCCAGCCCCGAGGCGTACGAGCGGCTCGTGCTGGACGTGCTGATCGGCGACCGCACCCTCTTCCCGGACGCCGCCGAGGTCGAGCAGAGCTGGCAGGTGGTGGACCCGCTGGAGCACGCGTGGGCGGGCACGAAGCCGGAACCGTACCGGGCCGGCGAGTGGGGCCCCCGGGCCGCCGACGAGATGCTGGCCCGCGAGGGCCGGGCATGGCGGCGAGCGTGA
- a CDS encoding glucose-6-phosphate isomerase, with translation MSDLLARAVEAAAGLSVHGADTVDRSAPASTRDALVSAGTPGKLAAKDPTLWGPDAEAEAKIRLGWVDTHLRSRELLPQLAELKAELADLDHVVLAGMGGSSLAPEVIARTLGKQLTVLDTTDPGQVRAALADRLERTVVVVASKSGSTVETDSHRRAYWQAFLDAGMTEAEAGRHFVVVTDPGSPLEATAAEMGAFTVLADPNVGGRYSALTAFGLVPSALAGVEVAELLDEADALARSLGGDRDNPGLALGAALGAAATMGRDKVALISDGTGIEGLGDWAEQLIAESTGKAGVGILPVVVESPQSPGATGDDVLTVTYGGALPAGAVPGGGADADVAVNGPLGAQFLAWEYATAIAGVVLGIDPFNQPNVTESKENTNRILASGPPAETPSFTEGAIEVYAPQGAPGDLAGVLRQLVDAAGDDGYLAVMAYLDRFADADAARLRPLLAGAAGRPVTFGWGPRFLHSTGQYHKGGPQVGSYLQLTGAVADDLPVPGRPYTFGELQAAQAAGDRQALAERKRPLVRLHLTDRSAGVAQLLDAAGALRA, from the coding sequence GTGAGTGATCTGCTCGCCCGGGCGGTCGAGGCCGCCGCCGGGCTCTCCGTGCACGGGGCCGACACGGTCGACAGGTCGGCCCCCGCCTCCACCCGGGACGCGCTGGTGAGCGCCGGCACGCCGGGCAAGCTGGCCGCGAAAGACCCGACCCTGTGGGGTCCGGACGCCGAGGCCGAGGCGAAGATCCGCCTCGGCTGGGTGGACACCCACCTGCGCAGCCGGGAGCTGCTGCCCCAGCTCGCCGAGCTGAAGGCGGAGCTGGCCGACCTGGACCACGTGGTGCTCGCCGGGATGGGCGGCTCGTCGCTGGCCCCCGAGGTCATCGCCCGTACCCTCGGCAAGCAGCTGACGGTGCTCGACACCACCGACCCGGGGCAGGTCCGGGCGGCGCTGGCCGACCGGCTGGAGCGCACCGTGGTCGTGGTGGCCAGCAAGTCCGGTTCGACCGTCGAGACCGACAGCCACCGCCGGGCGTACTGGCAGGCGTTCCTCGACGCGGGGATGACCGAGGCGGAGGCCGGCCGGCACTTCGTCGTCGTCACCGACCCCGGCTCGCCGCTGGAGGCCACCGCCGCCGAGATGGGCGCCTTCACCGTGCTCGCCGACCCGAACGTGGGCGGCCGCTACTCGGCGCTGACCGCGTTCGGGCTGGTCCCGTCGGCGCTGGCCGGCGTCGAGGTGGCCGAGCTGCTCGACGAGGCCGACGCGCTGGCGCGGTCGCTGGGCGGGGACCGCGACAACCCGGGCCTGGCGCTCGGCGCGGCGCTCGGCGCGGCGGCCACCATGGGCCGGGACAAGGTCGCCCTGATCTCCGACGGCACCGGCATCGAGGGCCTCGGCGACTGGGCCGAGCAGCTGATCGCCGAGTCCACCGGCAAGGCCGGGGTCGGCATCCTGCCGGTCGTCGTGGAGTCGCCGCAGAGCCCCGGCGCCACCGGCGACGACGTGCTCACCGTGACCTACGGCGGCGCGCTGCCCGCCGGCGCCGTCCCCGGCGGCGGCGCCGACGCCGACGTGGCCGTCAACGGCCCGCTCGGCGCGCAGTTCCTCGCCTGGGAGTACGCCACCGCGATCGCCGGCGTGGTGCTCGGCATCGACCCGTTCAACCAGCCCAACGTCACCGAGTCCAAGGAGAACACGAACCGGATCCTCGCCTCCGGTCCGCCGGCGGAGACGCCGTCGTTCACCGAGGGCGCGATCGAGGTGTACGCGCCGCAGGGCGCCCCGGGCGACCTGGCCGGCGTGCTCCGCCAGCTGGTCGACGCGGCGGGCGACGACGGCTACCTCGCGGTGATGGCGTACCTCGACCGGTTCGCCGACGCCGACGCGGCCCGGCTGCGGCCGCTGCTGGCCGGTGCCGCCGGACGGCCGGTCACCTTCGGTTGGGGGCCGCGGTTCCTGCACTCCACCGGCCAGTACCACAAGGGCGGCCCGCAGGTCGGCAGCTACCTCCAGCTCACCGGCGCGGTCGCCGACGACCTGCCGGTGCCGGGCCGGCCGTACACCTTCGGGGAGTTGCAGGCGGCGCAGGCCGCCGGCGACCGGCAGGCCCTGGCCGAGCGGAAGCGCCCGCTGGTCCGGCTGCACCTGACCGACCGGTCGGCGGGCGTGGCCCAGCTGCTCGATGCGGCCGGGGCGTTGCGGGCGTGA
- the tal gene encoding transaldolase, whose product MTDRLSELTAAGVAVWLDDLSRVRLSSGGLDQLRREKHVAGVTTNPTIFAKALSDADEYDWQLRDLAARGVEVEEAVRMLTTYDVRWACDVMRPSYEGSAGVDGRVSIEVDPRLAHETDKTVAEAKALWWLVDRPNLFIKIPATEAGLPAITATLAEGISVNVTLIFGLDRYSQVMEAFLAGLEQAKANGHDLSKIGSVASFFVSRVDSEVDKRLEKLGSDEAKALRGKAAVANAKLAYERYGEVFSSDRWQALADAGAHPQRPLWASTSTKNPDYRDVIYVEELIAPGTVNTMPEPVVHAYADHGETRGDTITGSYDEARKVFADLESVGIDMADVIETLEREGVEKFETSWQELLDGVRKSLSAAGRGAGRPGDAAKDNAQAAQQAGGNA is encoded by the coding sequence ATGACGGACAGGCTGAGTGAACTCACCGCCGCAGGCGTGGCGGTCTGGCTCGACGACCTTTCCCGGGTACGGCTGTCCTCCGGCGGGCTGGACCAGCTCCGCCGGGAGAAGCACGTGGCCGGGGTGACCACCAACCCGACGATCTTCGCCAAGGCGCTGAGCGACGCCGACGAGTACGACTGGCAGCTGCGCGACCTCGCCGCCCGTGGGGTGGAGGTCGAGGAGGCCGTGCGCATGCTCACCACCTACGACGTGCGGTGGGCGTGCGACGTGATGCGCCCGTCGTACGAGGGCAGCGCCGGGGTCGACGGCCGGGTCTCCATCGAGGTGGACCCCCGGCTGGCCCACGAGACCGACAAGACCGTCGCCGAGGCCAAGGCGCTGTGGTGGCTCGTCGACCGGCCGAACCTCTTCATCAAGATCCCGGCCACCGAGGCCGGCCTGCCGGCGATCACCGCCACCCTGGCGGAGGGGATCAGCGTCAACGTCACGCTGATCTTCGGGCTGGACCGCTACTCGCAGGTGATGGAGGCGTTCCTGGCCGGCCTGGAGCAGGCGAAGGCGAACGGGCACGACCTGTCGAAGATCGGGTCGGTCGCGTCGTTCTTCGTCTCCCGCGTCGACAGCGAGGTCGACAAGCGGCTGGAGAAGCTCGGCTCCGACGAGGCCAAGGCGCTGCGCGGCAAGGCCGCCGTCGCCAACGCCAAGCTGGCGTACGAGCGCTACGGCGAGGTGTTCTCCTCGGACCGCTGGCAGGCCCTCGCCGACGCCGGCGCCCACCCGCAGCGGCCGCTGTGGGCCTCCACCTCGACCAAGAACCCGGACTACCGGGACGTCATCTACGTCGAGGAGCTGATCGCCCCCGGCACGGTCAACACCATGCCGGAGCCGGTCGTGCACGCGTACGCCGACCACGGCGAGACCCGCGGCGACACCATCACCGGTTCGTACGACGAGGCCCGCAAGGTCTTCGCGGACCTGGAGTCGGTCGGGATCGACATGGCCGACGTCATCGAGACCCTGGAGCGCGAGGGCGTGGAGAAGTTCGAGACGAGCTGGCAGGAACTGCTCGACGGCGTCCGCAAGTCGCTGTCGGCCGCGGGCCGGGGCGCCGGCCGCCCGGGTGACGCCGCCAAGGACAACGCGCAGGCCGCGCAGCAGGCAGGGGGCAACGCGTGA
- the tkt gene encoding transketolase, protein MAANRPEHPALNWSDLDRRAVDTVRVLAMDAVEKSGNGHPGTAMSLAPAAYLLFNRVMRHNPADPNWPGRDRFVLSAGHSSLTLYIQLFLSGYPLALQDLESLRQWGSLTPGHPEHGHTPGVETTTGPLGQGLGNAVGMAMAARRERGLFDPEAEPGRSVFDHDIWCIVSDGDIEEGISHEASALAGHQQLGNLTVIYDDNEISIEDDTRIAKSEDVAARYEAYGWHVQTVDWRAGDADQGDYHEDVEALHRALLAAKAETGRPSFIALRTIIGWPAPNKKNTGKIHGSALGADEVAATKQLLGFDPARTFEVDEEMLGHARTVMERGARAQQEWTTAFDAWAKANPERRALYDRMAGRILPSGWTEALPEFPADAKGIATRAASGKVLEALAGVLPELWGGSADLAESNNTTMKGEPSFVPAVHATKDFPGHEYGRTLHFGIREHAMGAILNGIALHGGTRPYGGTFLVFSDYMRPSVRLAALMKLPVVYVWTHDSIGLGEDGPTHQPVEHLSALRAIPGLDVVRPADANETAWAWRQALEHTDRPTALALSRQALPTLDRSTLAGAEGVAKGGYVLAEASNGKPQVILIGTGSEVQLCLTARDRLEADGTPTRVVSMPCQEWFFEQDEAYRESVLPRGVKARVSVEAGISMSWHGIVGDCGESVSLEHYGASAPHSVLFEQFGFTPDRIVAAAHAALTRMGDITGFTTGN, encoded by the coding sequence GTGGCTGCCAACCGACCCGAGCACCCCGCACTCAACTGGTCCGACCTCGACCGCCGGGCCGTCGACACCGTCCGCGTGCTGGCCATGGATGCCGTGGAGAAATCCGGCAACGGCCACCCGGGCACCGCGATGAGCCTCGCGCCCGCGGCCTACCTGCTCTTCAACCGGGTCATGCGGCACAACCCGGCCGACCCGAACTGGCCCGGCCGGGACCGCTTCGTGCTCTCCGCGGGCCACTCCAGCCTCACCCTCTACATCCAGCTCTTCCTCTCCGGCTACCCGCTGGCCCTGCAGGACCTGGAGTCGCTGCGGCAGTGGGGCTCGCTGACCCCGGGCCACCCCGAGCACGGGCACACCCCCGGCGTGGAGACCACCACCGGTCCGCTCGGGCAGGGCCTCGGCAACGCGGTCGGCATGGCGATGGCCGCCCGCCGCGAGCGCGGCCTGTTCGACCCGGAGGCCGAGCCCGGCCGGTCGGTCTTCGACCACGACATCTGGTGCATCGTCTCCGACGGCGACATCGAGGAGGGCATCAGCCACGAGGCCAGCGCGCTCGCCGGGCACCAGCAGCTCGGCAACCTCACGGTGATCTACGACGACAACGAGATCTCGATCGAGGACGACACCCGGATCGCCAAGAGCGAGGACGTCGCCGCCCGCTACGAGGCGTACGGCTGGCACGTGCAGACCGTCGACTGGCGCGCCGGCGACGCCGACCAGGGCGACTACCACGAGGACGTCGAGGCCCTGCACCGGGCGCTGCTGGCGGCGAAGGCCGAGACCGGCCGCCCCTCGTTCATCGCGCTGCGCACCATCATCGGCTGGCCCGCGCCCAACAAGAAGAACACCGGCAAGATCCACGGTTCGGCGCTGGGCGCCGACGAGGTGGCCGCCACCAAGCAGCTCCTCGGCTTCGACCCGGCGCGGACCTTCGAGGTCGACGAGGAGATGCTCGGCCACGCCCGCACGGTGATGGAGCGCGGCGCCCGGGCCCAGCAGGAGTGGACCACGGCGTTCGACGCCTGGGCGAAGGCCAACCCGGAGCGCCGCGCACTCTACGACCGGATGGCCGGGCGGATCCTGCCGAGCGGCTGGACCGAGGCGCTGCCGGAGTTCCCGGCCGACGCCAAGGGCATCGCCACCCGGGCGGCCTCCGGCAAGGTCCTGGAGGCGCTCGCCGGAGTGCTGCCGGAGCTGTGGGGCGGCTCGGCCGACCTGGCGGAGAGCAACAACACCACCATGAAGGGCGAGCCGTCCTTCGTCCCCGCCGTCCACGCCACCAAGGACTTCCCCGGCCACGAGTACGGCCGCACGCTGCACTTCGGCATCCGCGAGCACGCCATGGGCGCCATCCTCAACGGCATCGCGCTGCACGGCGGCACCCGCCCGTACGGCGGCACCTTCCTCGTCTTCAGCGACTACATGCGCCCGTCGGTGCGGCTCGCCGCGCTGATGAAGCTGCCGGTGGTCTACGTCTGGACGCACGACTCGATCGGCCTCGGCGAGGACGGCCCCACGCACCAGCCGGTGGAGCACCTGAGCGCGCTGCGCGCCATCCCCGGCCTGGACGTGGTCCGGCCGGCCGACGCCAACGAGACGGCCTGGGCCTGGCGGCAGGCGCTGGAGCACACCGACCGGCCGACCGCGCTGGCGCTGAGCCGGCAGGCGCTGCCGACGCTGGACCGGTCGACCCTGGCCGGCGCCGAGGGCGTGGCGAAGGGCGGCTACGTGCTCGCCGAGGCATCCAACGGCAAACCGCAGGTGATCCTCATCGGCACCGGCTCCGAGGTGCAGCTCTGCCTGACCGCCCGCGACCGGCTGGAGGCCGACGGCACCCCGACCCGGGTCGTCTCGATGCCGTGCCAGGAGTGGTTCTTCGAGCAGGACGAGGCGTACCGGGAGTCGGTGCTGCCGCGCGGGGTAAAGGCACGGGTGAGCGTGGAGGCGGGCATCAGCATGTCCTGGCACGGCATCGTCGGCGACTGCGGCGAGAGCGTCAGCCTGGAGCACTACGGCGCGAGCGCCCCGCACTCCGTGCTCTTCGAGCAGTTCGGCTTCACGCCCGACCGGATCGTGGCTGCCGCGCACGCGGCGCTGACCCGGATGGGCGACATCACCGGTTTCACGACCGGCAACTGA
- a CDS encoding heme o synthase, with product MSMITERPVSNSAGQPVRTAAEESAVARRDVRAVVAAYVTLTKPRIVELLLVTTVPAMMLADGGLPSLWLVAVVLVGGSLAAGAASVINCYIDRDIDQLMRRTKRRPLPAHTVTPRNALIFGLVLAAVSVAMMAAFTNLLAAGLTLAAIVYYDVVYTLWLKRTTTANTFWGGACGAAPVLIGWAAVTGTLAPAAWALFAVVFFWQMPHFYPLAMKYKDDYARAGIPMLPVVASTRRVNAEIIGFAWLTVASSLAVWPLGMSLIYGVPAVVVGAIFVVEAHKLARRVARGQAVKPMRLFHWSTTYLTILFAAVALDALI from the coding sequence GTGAGCATGATCACCGAGCGCCCCGTCAGCAACTCTGCCGGGCAGCCGGTGCGGACTGCGGCGGAGGAGTCGGCGGTGGCCCGCCGGGACGTCCGCGCGGTGGTCGCGGCCTACGTGACGCTGACCAAGCCGCGGATCGTGGAGCTGCTCCTCGTCACCACGGTGCCGGCGATGATGCTCGCGGACGGCGGCCTGCCGTCGCTCTGGCTGGTGGCGGTGGTGCTGGTCGGCGGATCGCTCGCCGCGGGCGCGGCCAGCGTCATCAACTGCTACATCGACCGGGACATCGACCAGCTGATGCGGCGCACCAAGCGTCGCCCGCTGCCGGCGCACACCGTGACACCGCGTAACGCGTTGATCTTCGGGCTGGTGCTGGCGGCGGTGTCGGTCGCGATGATGGCGGCGTTCACCAACCTGCTGGCCGCCGGGCTCACGCTGGCCGCGATCGTCTACTACGACGTCGTCTACACCCTCTGGCTGAAGCGGACCACGACGGCCAACACGTTCTGGGGCGGGGCCTGCGGGGCGGCGCCGGTGCTGATCGGCTGGGCGGCGGTGACCGGGACGCTCGCCCCGGCCGCGTGGGCGCTGTTCGCGGTGGTCTTCTTCTGGCAGATGCCGCACTTCTACCCACTGGCGATGAAGTACAAGGACGACTACGCCCGGGCCGGCATCCCGATGCTGCCGGTGGTGGCCTCCACGCGGCGGGTCAACGCCGAGATCATCGGCTTCGCCTGGCTGACCGTGGCGTCCTCGCTGGCCGTGTGGCCGCTGGGGATGAGCCTCATCTACGGCGTGCCCGCCGTGGTGGTCGGTGCCATCTTCGTGGTGGAGGCGCACAAGCTCGCCCGGCGGGTGGCGCGGGGGCAGGCCGTCAAGCCGATGCGGCTGTTCCACTGGTCGACGACCTACCTGACCATCCTCTTCGCCGCCGTCGCGCTCGACGCGCTGATCTGA